The Henckelia pumila isolate YLH828 chromosome 2, ASM3356847v2, whole genome shotgun sequence genome includes a window with the following:
- the LOC140882892 gene encoding GDSL esterase/lipase APG-like: MVFSLVYALAFAILCSRVYSQGVTLVPAIITFGDSVVDVGNNDYVHTIFKANYPPYGRDFKNHEATGRFCNGKLATDITAENLGFTSYPPAYLSPQATGKSLLIGANFASAGAGYDDRTALLSQAISLTQQIQYYKEYQGKLASVAGSKQAASIIKDAIYLVSFGSSDFVQNYYVNPFLFKSYTPDQYSSYLIGIFTNTIKSLHGLGARRIGVTSLPPTGCLPAARTLFGFHESGCVSRLNTDAQAFNKKLNSAATQLQKQLPGLKLVIFDIFKPLYDIISNPAKNGFKEATKGCCGTGTVETTTLLCNPKSIGTCSNASEYVFWDSVHPSQAANQLLADSLIIQGISLIA; this comes from the exons ATGGTGTTTTCTCTAGTTTATGCATTGGCTTTTGCCATTTTGTGCAGCCGTGTCTACTCTCAGGGTGTAACATTGGTTCCCGCGATCATCACATTTGGTGATTCTGTGGTTGATGTGGGAAATAATGATTATGTTCACACCATTTTCAAGGCAAATTATCCACCTTATGGCAGGGATTTCAAGAACCACGAAGCTACGGGCAGGTTCTGTAATGGGAAATTAGCCACGGATATTACTg CTGAAAATCTTGGATTTACGAGCTACCCGCCGGCATATCTCAGTCCACAGGCAACAGGAAAGAGCCTTCTTATAGGAGCCAATTTTGCTTCCGCTGGAGCTGGATATGATGATCGCACAGCTCTTTTAAGT CAAGCAATTTCATTGACACAACAAATACAGTACTACAAAGAGTATCAAGGGAAGCTAGCAAGCGTGGCTGGAAGCAAGCAAGCAGCATCAATTATTAAGGATGCAATATACTTGGTGTCTTTTGGAAGCAGTGATTTTGTTCAGAATTATTACGTGAACCCTTTCCTCTTCAAATCCTACACTCCTGATCAGTACTCGTCATATCTTATCGGCATCTTTACAAATACAATCAAG AGTTTACATGGACTAGGAGCAAGAAGAATTGGGGTGACTTCACTTCCACCAACAGGCTGCCTCCCTGCAGCAAGGACCCTGTTCGGTTTCCACGAAAGCGGCTGCGTGTCGAGGCTCAACACTGATGCTCAAGCATTCAACAAGAAGCTCAACTCGGCAGCAACACAGCTGCAGAAACAACTTCCAGGCCTCAAACTCGTTATTTTCGACATCTTCAAACCTCTATACGACATCATTTCAAATCCTGCCAAAAACG GGTTCAAAGAAGCGACGAAAGGTTGTTGTGGGACTGGGACGGTGGAGACAACGACGTTGCTTTGCAATCCCAAGTCGATAGGCACCTGCAGCAACGCATCCGAGTACGTGTTCTGGGACAGTGTGCATCCGTCTCAGGCTGCGAATCAGCTTCTTGCCGATAGCTTGATCATTCAAGGGATCAGTTTAATAGCATGA
- the LOC140877476 gene encoding uncharacterized protein produces MENTWHTFVSCPYATECWTNSNMKDIVDQCAKNADGFVDLFFKVLTVGDKVNVGRFAGVLWSIWKQRNNKLWRDAMDNCNQAVFSALDILYDWLAIKQKGTGGKENNAIARTPTEWRKPQAHFLKCNVDAAFFTKTKIMGFGMVVRDTEGKCVGYRSMIVEGLCEVKEGEAMGLREALSWIRGMKFNRVIFEMDAQIVVKAFGSTKTDESEFGAIIEDCRRIMQHEPSFLLLLLVGEPTGLLMLWQRNPDSMLILVIGRVHQIILVIL; encoded by the coding sequence ATGGAGAATACATGGCACACCTTTGTCTCATGTCCATATGCAACAGAATGCTGGACGAATTCAAATATGAAGGATATTGTTGACCAATGTGCAAAAAACGCTGATGGTTTTGTGGATTTGTTTTTCAAAGTGCTGACGGTAGGAGATAAAGTGAATGTTGGAAGATTCGCAGGTGTGCTCTGGAGTATTTGGAAACAAAGAAACAATAAACTATGGAGAGATGCAATGGACAATTGCAATCAAGCTGTGTTTAGTGCATTGGATATCCTTTATGATTGGTTGGCCATAAAACAAAAAGGAACAGGGGGCAAGGAAAATAATGCAATTGCAAGAACACCTACAGAATGGAGAAAGCCGCAAGCTCACTTCTTGAAATGCAATGTTGATGCAGCATTCTTCACGAAAACCAAAATCATGGGATTTGGAATGGTGGTCCGTGATACTGAAGGAAAATGTGTTGGATATCGTTCAATGATAGTGGAAGGGCTATGTGAGGTGAAGGAAGGAGAAGCGATGGGACTACGAGAAGCTCTTTCATGGATTCGTGGAATGAAGTTCAATCGAGTAATATTTGAGATGGATGCTCAAATAGTTGTGAAGGCCTTTGGCTCTACAAAAACTGATGAATCTGAATTTGGAGCTATAATAGAGGATTGTCGGCGTATTATGCAACATGAACCAAGTTTTCTATTGCTTTTATTAGTCGGTGAGCCAACGGGGTTGCTCATGCTTTGGCAAAGGAATCCCGATTCCATGCTAATCCTAGTTATTGGTCGAGTCCACCAAATCATATTGGTGATATTGTAA